atctgctgtgcttttccagcaccatactctggactctgatctccagcgtctgcagtcttcactttctcttcaaatctgtgccctctagttctgtattcCTCCAATTCAAGGAGCAAAACTGTGGAATTAGAACTGTCTCAGTTATGGCAAGCATGAAATATTGTCTTACAAGTTCAGCCGGTTCAATtgatgtccttacctggtctggtctccatgtgactccagacccactgaaaTGCAGCTGACCCTCAATGCCCTCTGATATGACTTAGCAAACCACTCAGCTGTGTCACAATTGCTAGAAAGTCAAAAAGGAATTAAACGATCCAGCATTGACCTAAGCACCTGAAACGACAACTGCACACATTTTTATTTCAAACAAAGacttcatatacacacacacatactcactaaAGAAGTTCAGTTCTGAACAGTCGCATaagaaaacaaacattggagtttgactatCCTACAAGCAAACCAATGTGCAAgattatatttacatatatttgaggaaCTGGGAGAGTCCCAcaactgaacagacccccatttGGCTTCGACAGAAAATCCTGGACAGTGATGTTTCCCCATTGCAGCTGCCCTACAACGGCATACTAAATTTTGTGGAAGCTGTCATGTGGGGGACTAGTCGCAAAGtctggagagctgtctcacagccaTACTGACTGAGAGTCACTGACATCgccatcactgtccctgggtatTCTATTATGACAGGCCCACCAGCTCATGCAGCATTTTACTATACAACTGGAAAGCTTTAGCCTTGCGTGTGCAACATTATTTACTActtcaaggacctgggtttgcaCTTATTGGCTATTAAGTTTGTTTATATGGTTACTTTTGACAGATCTGCCAGATCCATGATCAATTTCACCTTTGTATTGTTAGCAATGAGAAGAGCTCAATGTGCACTCACTGCCTGAGGGTCCGGTAAATGCAGAATCATTTCACGTATTGAAGAAGTTTGGCAAATGGTGGTATGAGGGGCACGTGCACATCGACACGAGCCCTCGCGTATGGCACGAGGTGTGTTGCTGCTCCTCACTGCCAGCAGCAATACTCGGGCTCAATGGCCTTTCTTTCCGAGCTACAACTATTCTCTGGTTGGGTGAAGAGTTGAGCTGTGCTTTCTCACCAGgtaacgagttggaccaaagggtctgtttccgtgttgtacatctctatgactcgatttcTAACCCCCGGGGCTGTTATAACCATTGGGTGCTAACTGTTGCTTGAGGCCCGCGTTGGATTGAATTGTCACATGTTGTCCTGCTACTGAGATCGCGGTGACGCGAGCTATTTATTTGGAACTATTTTTAATGCACTAACAGGGCGGTTCATATATCTTGCTATATATAAAGTGATTAATGCTGCTGCTAAATCTGGATGGGTGCTAGTTAACCCTACACACTCCTTAATCcgtgcattttcttttgtttaggACAGCAATGTTTCTTATATGAATCAGAATACCAGGTACAGAGTAAATAAAGGTGTATATATTAAATTTTGTCTATCATAATGCTTCGGCCTGAGGGAATGGACTTTATAAATAGTTCTGGCCTCCAAGCCGAGGGTGAGAGCAAGTCGATGGTGTTGCTTCCAGACGCCTGGAACAACGGGTGGTGTCAAATGGTGAGTATATTTTCGAAGGCTCCTTCACCCAGCCTCAATGCGGGCTGCAGCGTCCGTGCTTTAGGAAGGAATGGACTGTGGTGAGCTGGCGAGGACATTAGCAGAGGCTGACTTACTGCCTGCTGGCACCGCATCTATGTAAGTGTAGGTGGAGGCAGAGTGAGTAACAGAGTGCACTGGCCAAAGACCCAAAGCAGTTCCTTACGGCAGCCGAAGGCTGTGAGAGCAAGGTCACAGCTCAGGAAGTCTAGAAGAATTGCTCTGTTAAGCGGAGGAGACAGGCTCGTAAAGTGGCCATTTCAGGGGTAACTTCAATTGTTGGACTCTGTGAGATAGCTTCGTCCACCTCATCCCAATATCCACCTTGTCACCAAGTTTGCTCCTGTATTCTGCTTTCAGCCCACACCACAGATACCAGAAGGTCAGAATAATCCGCGGGAAGAAATCTCTAACCCTCTGCGTTCATTCTGGCAGCTGGAAAGTCGCCCAGCCTCCAGGTAGAGAGGAGCCGTGCCCCTGCCAATCCTTTCCAAACTGCTAGCAGTGTCCTCTGCGGCTGGTCCGCGACTTGCAATCTCCACAGCAAGAAAGTTGAGCTTTAGACGAAAAGGCATTTGAGTGACCGGGGTGGCCACAAAACGGATCTATCTGCACTCGGTGTGATGTTGACGAGGAGCTGCTCCTGAGGTGGCTGCTAGCAGTCAGTGACCGTGCCCCATGCTGTCTAACAGCCTTCCCCCCTGTCTAACTGCACCTAGTGGCTCTCAGACACCTCCGCCTATGCCCTCTGCTCATGATAAGAGGTGAGAAAGGCAAAGCGAGCGAGTGCTTGGGGAAGCGATGGCTGCAGCTCTCCCTAAATGAGCGGGGCGGTGCTGCAGCGTGGGCCCCGGCCTGGCTCAGATTGTTCTTGCAGCCAGTTGCAGGGCATGGCCAGCGGGAACAGCTCGGTGTGGGaggcgctgctgctgctgcctgctCAGGCCTCCTGTCCCAGCTGGAGGCACAGCATGGAGGGCTCGGTCTACCAGCTCGCCAACATCTTCTTCACCCTCGGCTACATGGGCGGCAGTGGCCTGGTCGGCCTCCTGTACATCCACCTGTTCCTGGCCTCGGGTTTCCTCTGCACCTCGGTCTGGGCGTGGACCGACGCCTGCGCCGCAGATATCTTCTCCTGGAACTTCGCACTGCTAGCGGTCTCCGCCGTCCAGCTCAGCCACATCGCGTACCAACTCCGCAGTGTCTCCTTCCAGCACGACCTACAGAATCTGTACGGAGCCCTCTTCCAGCCGCTCGGAATCCCCCTGAGCATTTACAAGAAGATCGCCACTTGTTGCACCGTGCTCTCCCTGGAGAAGGATCACTGCTATGCCATGGAGGGCAAAACCCCCATTGAGAGGCTCTCTCTGCTCCTGTCTGGCAGGTtcgtctatctctctctctctgtgtctctttctgtgtgtgtttctgt
Above is a genomic segment from Hemiscyllium ocellatum isolate sHemOce1 chromosome 3, sHemOce1.pat.X.cur, whole genome shotgun sequence containing:
- the popdc3 gene encoding popeye domain-containing protein 3, which codes for MSGAVLQRGPRPGSDCSCSQLQGMASGNSSVWEALLLLPAQASCPSWRHSMEGSVYQLANIFFTLGYMGGSGLVGLLYIHLFLASGFLCTSVWAWTDACAADIFSWNFALLAVSAVQLSHIAYQLRSVSFQHDLQNLYGALFQPLGIPLSIYKKIATCCTVLSLEKDHCYAMEGKTPIERLSLLLSGRIRVTVDGEFLHYIYPYQFLDSPEWDSLRPSEEGIFQVTLTAETSCRFAAWRRKKLYLLFAQHRRISRLFSVLIGKDIADKLYSLNDKVCLNNGLRYDLRLPSFYHLAVPVGELSERNPAGQQQQQRQL